From the genome of Rhizobium leguminosarum, one region includes:
- a CDS encoding creatininase family protein: MMLFGLIIIPYSLSKQVTKGEDRMPTPFYWNELNTYDFAGLSPETTIAVLPIASTEQHGPHLPIATDVAIATGMLTELKRQRPEDLDMLVLPTQEIGKANEHIYGPGTLSLSAELLIPVWTAIGAKVAEAGLRKMVIVNSHGGNVDIMSIVARELRVRHQMAVVSTQWGRFGHPEGMVSDHESKYGIHGGDVETSLMLHFRPELVRMDKAQNFASKAEGMREQSKFLQPLPPHSLAWIAHDLNPLGVVGDASIATAEKGEAICRHQVNGFVELLRDLKAYPLSNLYVK; this comes from the coding sequence ATGATGCTTTTCGGGCTCATCATTATTCCCTACTCCCTATCGAAGCAGGTGACGAAAGGGGAAGACCGCATGCCCACGCCGTTTTACTGGAACGAGCTCAATACATATGATTTTGCCGGCCTCTCCCCCGAGACCACGATTGCCGTTCTGCCCATCGCTTCAACGGAACAGCACGGCCCGCATCTGCCGATCGCAACGGATGTCGCCATTGCGACCGGCATGCTGACGGAACTGAAGAGGCAGCGGCCGGAGGATCTGGACATGCTGGTCCTTCCGACACAGGAGATCGGCAAGGCCAACGAACACATCTACGGCCCCGGCACGCTGTCACTCAGTGCCGAGCTGCTCATCCCCGTCTGGACGGCGATCGGTGCAAAGGTTGCCGAAGCCGGGCTGCGGAAGATGGTGATCGTCAATTCCCACGGCGGCAATGTCGACATCATGAGCATCGTCGCGCGCGAACTGCGCGTGCGCCATCAAATGGCGGTCGTCTCCACGCAATGGGGTCGTTTCGGCCATCCGGAAGGCATGGTCAGCGATCACGAGAGCAAATACGGCATCCACGGCGGCGATGTCGAGACGTCGTTGATGCTGCATTTCCGCCCCGAGCTGGTGCGGATGGACAAGGCCCAAAACTTCGCTTCGAAGGCCGAAGGGATGCGGGAGCAATCCAAATTTCTTCAGCCTCTGCCGCCGCATTCGCTGGCCTGGATTGCGCATGACCTCAATCCCCTCGGCGTGGTCGGCGATGCCTCGATCGCAACAGCCGAAAAGGGCGAGGCGATCTGCCGCCATCAAGTCAACGGGTTCGTCGAGCTGCTCCGGGACCTCAAGGCCTATCCGCTTTCGAATCTCTATGTGAAATAG
- a CDS encoding cytosine deaminase, whose product MTYSFISPPNAARFVLSNATVPAVTLEHVDVPVAEGLATVDIVISDGMIAAIRPAGAAPADYARTDLRDGMVWPCFADIHTHLDKGHIWPRQANPDGSFMGALDAVRADREANWSAADVKRRMEFSLRSAYAHGTSLIRTHLDSLAPQHRISFEAFAEIRDAWKDRIALQAVALFPLDAMSDSTFFADLVTTIRQAGGLLGGVTRMGPELVWQLDTLFRTAAAHGLDVDLHVDETDDRGAETLKAIAEAVLRNGFEGKVTAGHCCSLARQDEDTAARTVELVAKAGIAVIALPMCNMYLQDRYPGRTPRWRGVTLFKELAAAGVATAVASDNTRDPFYAYGDLDPVEVFREAVRILHLDHPLDTAARVVTASPAAIVGRPEKGRIAAGNPADLVLFSARRWSEFLSRPQADRVVLRRGKVIDRSLPDYRELDSVVGA is encoded by the coding sequence ATGACCTATTCTTTCATATCCCCGCCGAATGCGGCTCGCTTCGTGCTGAGCAATGCGACAGTGCCCGCTGTCACCCTCGAGCATGTCGACGTGCCGGTCGCGGAAGGGCTGGCCACGGTCGATATCGTCATCAGCGACGGCATGATTGCCGCCATCCGGCCGGCCGGCGCCGCACCCGCTGATTATGCCAGGACCGATCTCAGGGACGGCATGGTCTGGCCGTGCTTTGCCGATATCCATACCCATCTCGACAAAGGCCATATCTGGCCGCGCCAGGCCAATCCCGACGGCAGCTTCATGGGCGCGCTCGATGCCGTCAGGGCCGACCGGGAAGCCAACTGGTCGGCGGCAGACGTCAAACGGCGCATGGAGTTCTCGCTCCGTTCCGCCTATGCCCATGGCACCAGCCTGATCCGCACGCACCTGGATTCGCTTGCGCCTCAGCATCGCATCTCCTTCGAGGCCTTTGCCGAAATCCGGGATGCCTGGAAAGACAGGATCGCATTGCAGGCAGTCGCCCTCTTCCCGCTGGATGCCATGTCAGACAGCACCTTCTTTGCCGATCTCGTCACGACAATCCGACAGGCCGGCGGCCTGCTTGGCGGCGTCACCAGGATGGGGCCGGAGCTTGTCTGGCAGCTTGACACCCTCTTCAGGACTGCCGCGGCGCATGGCCTTGATGTCGATCTGCATGTCGACGAGACGGATGATCGCGGCGCCGAGACGCTGAAGGCAATCGCCGAGGCCGTGCTGCGCAACGGGTTCGAGGGCAAGGTGACCGCCGGCCATTGCTGCTCGCTCGCCCGCCAGGACGAAGACACCGCCGCGCGCACCGTTGAGTTGGTCGCTAAGGCAGGTATCGCCGTCATCGCGCTGCCGATGTGCAACATGTATCTGCAGGACCGCTATCCCGGCCGCACCCCGCGCTGGCGCGGTGTCACGCTGTTCAAGGAGCTGGCCGCCGCCGGTGTCGCGACCGCGGTCGCATCCGACAATACCCGTGACCCCTTCTATGCCTATGGCGATCTCGATCCGGTGGAAGTCTTCCGCGAGGCCGTGCGAATTCTGCATCTCGACCATCCGCTCGATACCGCCGCCCGCGTCGTCACCGCCTCGCCTGCCGCCATCGTCGGACGGCCGGAGAAGGGCCGCATCGCCGCCGGCAATCCTGCCGATCTCGTGCTCTTCAGCGCGCGGCGCTGGAGTGAATTCCTGTCCCGTCCTCAGGCTGACCGCGTCGTGCTTCGCCGCGGCAAGGTGATCGACCGCAGCCTGCCGGATTACCGTGAACTCGATAGCGTCGTTGGAGCCTGA
- a CDS encoding ABC transporter permease: protein MSDETDTSPLLVKGTASARRRDRALRIAIPFLVIALLILVWYAYVKLSGVPPYILPGPAAVANAFVTDWGTLAPALWVTTKITFMSLMLALVGGVGFAIFLVQSRWVELAFYPLAVILQVTPIVAISPLILIYAPSTQVALLICAFLVAFFPILSNMVQGLKSVDHNLINLFELYDASRWQTLLFLKLPAAQPYFMTGLRIGGGLALIAAVVAEFAAGSAGAGSGLAFRLLEAQYRMNIPRLFAALLMLSMLGVAIFGLTTLIAWLSLHRWHESSIKREN from the coding sequence ATGAGTGACGAAACAGACACATCGCCGCTGCTCGTTAAGGGTACCGCAAGCGCAAGGCGCCGCGATCGTGCGCTGCGCATCGCCATTCCCTTCCTCGTCATCGCCCTGTTGATCCTCGTCTGGTACGCCTATGTGAAACTGTCCGGCGTGCCGCCCTATATCCTGCCAGGACCGGCCGCTGTGGCAAACGCCTTCGTGACAGATTGGGGTACGCTTGCCCCTGCCCTCTGGGTCACCACCAAGATCACCTTCATGTCGCTGATGCTGGCGCTTGTCGGCGGCGTGGGTTTTGCGATCTTCCTGGTGCAATCGCGCTGGGTCGAGCTTGCCTTCTATCCGCTCGCGGTCATCCTGCAGGTAACGCCGATCGTCGCCATCTCGCCGCTGATCCTGATCTATGCGCCGTCGACGCAGGTTGCGCTGCTGATCTGCGCCTTCCTCGTCGCATTCTTCCCGATCCTGTCGAACATGGTGCAGGGCCTGAAAAGCGTCGACCATAACCTCATCAACCTTTTCGAGCTCTATGACGCCTCGCGCTGGCAGACGCTGCTCTTTCTCAAATTGCCTGCCGCCCAACCCTATTTCATGACCGGCCTCAGGATCGGCGGCGGCCTCGCACTGATCGCCGCCGTCGTCGCCGAATTTGCCGCAGGCTCGGCCGGTGCCGGATCCGGCCTCGCCTTCCGACTGCTCGAAGCGCAGTACCGGATGAACATCCCGCGGCTCTTCGCCGCCCTGTTGATGCTCTCCATGCTGGGCGTAGCGATCTTCGGCCTCACCACCCTCATCGCCTGGCTGAGCCTCCACCGCTGGCATGAGAGCAGCATCAAACGGGAAAACTGA
- a CDS encoding ABC transporter ATP-binding protein, whose amino-acid sequence MLPAEAQAVSPKETRKRPLVIMQSVSKVFSSGTVALSNMSLTVESGEFVSLLGPSGCGKSTALRIIAGLGDVTSGTIDWPSSRINSRGLPEGDIGFVFQEPTLMPWKNVFDNVHLPLRLRRVSKAAAHDQIMEVLTTVGLQDFAKAYPRELSGGMKMRVSIARALVTKPKLLLMDEPFAALDEITRQKLNDDVLRLRKATGITVIFVTHSVFESAYLSNRIVVMKARPGRVHADVPLITSLERDAHYRTSEEYRKACETVSHSLIGAINSAGDH is encoded by the coding sequence ATGCTCCCAGCAGAAGCCCAGGCGGTATCCCCGAAAGAGACGCGCAAGCGGCCGCTTGTTATCATGCAGTCGGTCTCGAAGGTCTTTTCCAGCGGCACTGTCGCCCTTTCGAACATGTCGCTCACGGTCGAAAGCGGCGAGTTCGTCAGCCTGCTCGGTCCTTCCGGCTGCGGCAAGTCGACGGCGCTGCGCATCATCGCCGGTCTCGGCGATGTCACCTCGGGAACGATCGACTGGCCGAGTTCGCGCATCAATTCCAGAGGTCTGCCGGAGGGCGATATCGGCTTTGTCTTCCAGGAGCCGACGTTGATGCCCTGGAAGAACGTATTCGACAATGTCCATCTGCCGCTGAGGTTGAGGCGCGTTTCGAAGGCAGCCGCACATGATCAGATCATGGAAGTGCTAACCACCGTCGGCCTTCAGGATTTTGCCAAGGCCTATCCGCGCGAACTTTCCGGCGGCATGAAGATGCGCGTCTCGATCGCCCGTGCGCTGGTGACGAAGCCGAAGCTGCTGCTGATGGACGAGCCTTTCGCCGCGCTCGATGAGATCACCCGCCAGAAGCTCAACGACGACGTGCTGCGGCTGAGGAAGGCTACCGGCATTACAGTGATTTTCGTGACGCATTCGGTCTTCGAGTCCGCCTATCTCTCGAACCGTATCGTCGTGATGAAGGCAAGGCCCGGGCGCGTGCATGCCGACGTCCCGCTGATCACCAGCCTCGAACGCGACGCGCACTACCGCACCTCGGAAGAATACCGCAAGGCCTGCGAAACGGTATCGCATTCGCTGATCGGGGCGATCAATTCGGCAGGGGATCATTGA
- a CDS encoding AraC family transcriptional regulator, with protein sequence MTFVESQGDRKYRTSERVGGLVEYSSLQVELRRFDPGWQVDLTLECTEIAVLLSGQSKIRWTGDGHRQEAIARPGVAWICPAGVHESDVEIIGTMPESLHIFLPPSLVGESALSNFDIDPARAQLAYAGGVPDPMVLHIGQLFRGLLNRSLEPTDRLFLDGIQMALVAHLLGTYSSGRWHPAVRVPTIDPKRLQRVFDFIEARIAAEISLNDLAAEACLSPFHFARMFRKATGLTPHRYVTERRIEAAKEKLQLARSSLVEIALDTGFGSQANFTRVFRKMTGLTPGQYRALITG encoded by the coding sequence ATGACTTTCGTAGAATCGCAAGGGGACAGAAAGTATCGGACCAGCGAGCGGGTGGGCGGGCTCGTTGAATACTCATCGCTGCAGGTCGAGCTCCGGCGTTTCGATCCGGGCTGGCAGGTCGACCTTACACTCGAATGCACGGAGATAGCCGTCCTGCTGTCGGGTCAGTCGAAGATCAGGTGGACCGGTGACGGTCACAGGCAGGAGGCCATCGCTCGCCCCGGTGTCGCCTGGATATGTCCGGCGGGTGTCCATGAGAGCGATGTAGAAATCATCGGCACCATGCCCGAGTCCCTGCACATCTTCCTGCCGCCGTCGCTCGTCGGTGAGAGCGCGCTTTCGAACTTTGACATCGACCCGGCCAGGGCGCAGCTCGCCTATGCGGGCGGCGTCCCCGATCCCATGGTGCTGCATATCGGCCAGCTCTTTCGCGGTTTGTTGAACAGAAGCCTGGAGCCGACTGATCGACTCTTCCTCGATGGCATTCAGATGGCGCTGGTGGCGCACCTGCTCGGCACCTATTCGTCTGGTCGGTGGCATCCTGCCGTGCGGGTGCCGACCATCGATCCAAAAAGGCTGCAACGCGTCTTCGATTTCATCGAAGCCCGCATCGCCGCAGAGATCTCGCTGAATGACCTTGCTGCCGAGGCCTGCCTTAGCCCCTTTCATTTTGCCCGTATGTTTCGCAAGGCCACCGGCCTGACCCCGCATCGCTACGTCACCGAGCGACGGATCGAGGCGGCCAAGGAAAAGCTGCAGCTTGCGCGATCCTCGCTCGTGGAGATCGCGCTCGATACCGGCTTCGGCTCGCAGGCGAATTTCACGCGCGTCTTTCGCAAGATGACCGGTTTGACGCCCGGCCAATACCGCGCGCTCATCACCGGTTAG
- a CDS encoding LysR family transcriptional regulator: MLHSRRLLYINEIARCGSIRKAAARLNVASSAVNRQILALEEEIGAPLFERLPRGLRLTAAGELCIEHIRDVLKNYERLEGRIRSLKMQQAGKVRMVTTVGLAAGPLPEIIARFLSEHPRVFVQLRNDTGGTTASPVVSGEVDIGLGFNIPAMPGIRTLGNFDIPIGVVLPPGHQLIGPGPINLADVTQEKLVLAQPGTSLREVINLAFARLPISVEPVLETNASEMLKQLVKCGTGLTLLNPLDVITECRRGELVFRPIAEPHARYQQMKLFARARAPLDAATSLFVEYLLAELLGLVQELQAKGHIPADVKPAAEPISHRDSKADRP, from the coding sequence ATGCTGCACTCCAGACGCCTTCTCTACATCAACGAGATCGCCCGTTGCGGTTCGATCCGCAAGGCGGCCGCGCGCCTTAACGTGGCGTCGTCGGCGGTCAACAGGCAGATTTTGGCGCTGGAGGAGGAGATCGGGGCGCCGCTTTTCGAGCGGCTGCCGCGTGGCCTGCGGCTGACGGCTGCCGGCGAACTCTGCATTGAGCATATTCGCGACGTGCTGAAGAATTACGAGCGCCTGGAGGGACGCATCCGCAGCCTCAAGATGCAGCAGGCAGGCAAGGTGCGCATGGTGACGACCGTTGGGCTTGCCGCCGGGCCGCTTCCCGAAATCATCGCGCGCTTTCTGTCAGAGCATCCGCGCGTCTTCGTCCAGCTGCGCAACGACACCGGCGGCACGACGGCCAGCCCCGTTGTATCAGGCGAGGTGGATATCGGTCTGGGCTTCAACATCCCCGCCATGCCCGGCATCCGCACGCTCGGAAATTTCGATATCCCGATCGGTGTCGTGCTGCCGCCGGGGCATCAGCTGATCGGTCCCGGGCCGATCAACCTCGCCGATGTCACCCAAGAAAAACTGGTTCTGGCGCAGCCGGGCACCAGCCTGCGCGAGGTGATCAACCTTGCTTTTGCGCGCCTGCCCATTTCGGTCGAGCCGGTACTGGAAACGAATGCATCGGAGATGCTGAAACAGCTCGTCAAATGCGGCACGGGGCTGACGCTGCTCAATCCGCTCGACGTCATCACCGAATGCCGGCGCGGTGAACTCGTCTTCCGGCCGATCGCCGAGCCGCATGCGCGTTACCAGCAGATGAAGCTGTTTGCCCGTGCCCGTGCGCCCCTCGACGCAGCCACCAGCCTTTTCGTCGAATATCTGCTCGCCGAACTTCTCGGCCTGGTGCAGGAATTGCAGGCCAAGGGTCATATCCCAGCGGATGTGAAACCCGCGGCTGAGCCTATTTCACATAGAGATTCGAAAGCGGATAGGCCTTGA
- a CDS encoding NAD(P)H-dependent oxidoreductase, with protein MRVLVLHSHPVEESYGKALYRQTVESLEKAGHMVDGCDLYEERFDPVLSRQDRLVYHDYPENLKLVESHVERLKAAEGLVICTPIWNFGFPAILKGYFDRVWLPGVSFELVNGKVESRLRHIRKLAAVLTYGATPFRAFAAGNPPKKIVKRVLRAQINPVRPVTFLAHYDMNNCTPKTRAKFLTRVGDAMEHF; from the coding sequence ATGAGGGTTCTCGTCCTCCACTCTCACCCGGTCGAGGAAAGTTACGGCAAGGCGCTTTACCGGCAGACCGTCGAGAGCCTTGAGAAGGCCGGGCATATGGTGGATGGCTGCGACCTCTATGAAGAGCGGTTCGATCCGGTGCTCTCGCGCCAAGACCGGCTCGTCTATCACGACTATCCGGAAAATCTGAAGCTGGTGGAATCGCATGTCGAAAGGTTGAAGGCGGCCGAGGGGCTGGTGATCTGCACCCCGATCTGGAACTTCGGCTTTCCGGCAATCCTGAAGGGATATTTCGACCGAGTCTGGCTGCCGGGCGTTTCCTTCGAGCTGGTCAACGGCAAGGTGGAATCGCGGCTGCGCCACATCCGCAAGCTGGCAGCCGTCCTGACCTATGGCGCAACGCCCTTCCGGGCCTTCGCCGCCGGCAACCCGCCGAAGAAAATCGTCAAGCGCGTGCTGAGGGCGCAGATCAATCCGGTGAGGCCGGTGACGTTCCTCGCCCATTACGACATGAACAATTGCACGCCGAAAACGCGGGCAAAATTCCTCACCCGCGTCGGAGATGCGATGGAGCACTTTTAG
- a CDS encoding FAD-binding oxidoreductase, with translation MADYQKIKKELEGIAVEDNPALVRQKSRDFYWYSPILKAQLDNVTADLVVTPKTEEEVIRTLKVAYAHGVPVTPRGAGTGNYGQAMPLSGGIVLNLAAMDKIKEIHPGRVICEPGIVLAQLDKQTKAHSGQELRFHPSTAQTATVGGFIAGGSGGVGSITWGGLRDLGNILRLRVVTMEAEPRVLDLTGWDLQKVSHAYGTNGIITEIEMPLAPAYDWVDVLVGYDDFMEAVRFSDALAKCNGILVKEIAPIAAPIPHDYFTRHKPYIRQGQSIVVLMIAPHSMDAFLAFTAAQKGEIMFRSDKVESMRGIPHAYELAWNHTTLRALKVDPSFTYLQVQYPGPDHVAKVRKMVEIFGDEVPGHLEFIKFDGQIQCSGLPLVRYTTEERLEEIIKIHQDNGCPIFNPHRYTLEEGGMKRTDAVQLAFKQETDPKGLLNPGKMIAWENPDFDFNAGKNYLFPGLAALMEAS, from the coding sequence ATGGCCGATTATCAGAAGATCAAGAAGGAACTCGAAGGCATCGCCGTCGAGGACAATCCGGCGCTCGTTCGCCAGAAGAGCCGGGATTTCTATTGGTACTCGCCGATCCTGAAGGCGCAGCTCGACAATGTGACGGCCGATCTCGTCGTCACGCCGAAGACCGAGGAAGAGGTCATCCGGACGCTGAAGGTCGCCTATGCCCATGGCGTACCGGTCACGCCGCGTGGCGCCGGCACCGGCAATTACGGCCAGGCCATGCCGCTTTCTGGCGGCATCGTTCTCAATCTTGCCGCCATGGACAAGATCAAGGAGATCCATCCCGGCCGCGTCATCTGCGAACCGGGCATCGTGCTTGCCCAACTCGACAAGCAGACCAAGGCCCATTCCGGCCAGGAGTTGCGCTTCCACCCCTCCACCGCCCAGACAGCGACGGTCGGCGGCTTCATCGCCGGCGGTTCCGGTGGCGTCGGCTCGATCACCTGGGGCGGCTTGCGCGACCTCGGGAATATCCTGCGCCTGCGCGTCGTCACCATGGAGGCCGAACCGCGCGTGCTTGACCTCACCGGCTGGGATCTGCAGAAGGTGAGCCACGCCTATGGCACCAACGGCATCATCACCGAGATCGAGATGCCGCTTGCACCCGCCTATGACTGGGTCGATGTGCTGGTCGGCTATGACGACTTCATGGAAGCGGTGCGCTTCTCCGACGCACTGGCGAAATGCAACGGCATCCTCGTCAAGGAGATTGCGCCGATCGCCGCTCCCATTCCTCACGACTATTTCACCCGCCACAAGCCTTACATCCGTCAGGGCCAGTCGATCGTCGTGCTGATGATCGCGCCGCACTCCATGGATGCCTTTCTCGCCTTCACGGCGGCGCAGAAGGGCGAGATCATGTTCCGCTCCGACAAGGTGGAAAGCATGCGCGGCATCCCGCACGCCTACGAGCTTGCCTGGAACCATACGACATTGCGTGCGCTGAAAGTCGACCCGAGCTTCACCTATCTGCAGGTGCAATATCCCGGACCCGATCATGTCGCCAAGGTTCGGAAGATGGTCGAAATCTTTGGTGACGAAGTGCCGGGTCATCTCGAATTCATCAAATTCGACGGCCAAATCCAGTGCTCTGGCCTGCCGCTGGTGCGCTATACCACCGAAGAGCGGCTGGAGGAGATCATCAAGATCCACCAGGACAATGGATGCCCGATCTTCAACCCGCACCGCTATACGTTGGAAGAAGGCGGCATGAAGCGGACCGACGCGGTGCAGCTCGCCTTCAAGCAGGAAACCGATCCAAAGGGCCTGCTCAATCCCGGCAAGATGATCGCGTGGGAAAATCCCGATTTCGATTTCAACGCCGGCAAGAACTATCTCTTCCCCGGCCTGGCGGCCCTGATGGAGGCCTCATGA
- a CDS encoding SDR family oxidoreductase, whose amino-acid sequence MTKTILITGAGSGFGKSAAIGMAKNGHSIIATTQVSSQVTPLREEIAALGLNDFRVERLDLTDPYDIRQAQGWDFDVLWNNAGMGEAGPVWEIPIELVRKNYEVNVFLPLVLTQGVVQKWVRERKKGKVVFTSSMGGLFTPANWGTYVSTKHALESIAEALQQELAPYGIKIQTINPGAYYTGYNETMADNPFRWLDDSKNFTKRADLRKGFDDFFATPEGKMDPKEMIDRMIGVVPADTGRFRNVVPKVVEDMLKEHQLKAWENQI is encoded by the coding sequence ATGACCAAGACCATTTTGATCACTGGTGCAGGCTCCGGCTTCGGCAAGTCTGCCGCCATCGGCATGGCCAAGAACGGCCACAGCATTATCGCGACCACGCAGGTTTCGTCACAGGTCACGCCGCTGCGTGAGGAAATCGCCGCCCTCGGACTCAACGACTTCCGCGTCGAGCGTCTCGACCTCACCGACCCCTACGACATCAGGCAGGCGCAGGGCTGGGACTTTGACGTCCTCTGGAACAATGCCGGCATGGGCGAAGCCGGCCCGGTTTGGGAAATCCCGATCGAGCTCGTTCGCAAGAACTACGAAGTCAATGTCTTCCTGCCGCTGGTGCTGACCCAGGGCGTCGTCCAGAAATGGGTACGTGAACGCAAGAAGGGCAAGGTGGTCTTCACGTCATCGATGGGTGGCCTCTTTACACCCGCCAACTGGGGCACCTATGTCTCCACCAAACACGCTTTGGAATCGATCGCCGAAGCGCTGCAGCAGGAACTCGCCCCGTACGGCATCAAGATCCAGACGATCAATCCGGGCGCCTACTACACCGGCTACAACGAGACGATGGCCGACAATCCGTTCCGCTGGCTGGATGACAGCAAGAACTTCACCAAGCGCGCAGATCTGCGCAAGGGCTTCGACGATTTCTTTGCCACCCCCGAAGGTAAGATGGACCCGAAGGAAATGATCGACCGTATGATCGGCGTCGTTCCGGCCGACACCGGCAGATTCCGCAACGTGGTTCCGAAGGTCGTCGAGGACATGTTGAAGGAGCATCAGTTGAAAGCCTGGGAAAACCAGATCTAA
- a CDS encoding ABC transporter substrate-binding protein, with protein sequence MLKVQTKIQFLSCLGLASMLAAASPALALDKVSYGTNWLAQAEHGGFYQAVADGTYAKYGLDVTIVQGGPNAANSALLISGKLDFYMGGPQGEISAVEQGIPLVDVAAIFQKDPQVLIAHPDNGVDKFEDLAKLKTLFLSKDGYLTYFEWMKANFKGFKDEQYKPYNFSPAPFLADKESAQQGYLTSEPYEIQKQAGFEPKVFLLADNGYSPYSTMITTTQAMIDGKSDVVQRFVDASIEGWYNYLYGDNAKANALIKKDNPEITDGQIAYSITKMKEYGIIESGDSLDKGIGCITDAHYKKFFDEMAAIKVFKADTDYTKAFTTKFVCKGAGMALKK encoded by the coding sequence ATGTTGAAAGTACAGACGAAGATCCAATTCCTGAGCTGCCTCGGCCTCGCCTCGATGCTTGCCGCCGCCTCGCCGGCGCTTGCCCTCGACAAGGTGAGCTACGGGACGAACTGGCTTGCCCAAGCTGAGCATGGCGGATTCTACCAAGCCGTCGCCGACGGCACCTATGCGAAATACGGCCTCGACGTCACCATCGTCCAGGGCGGTCCGAACGCTGCAAACAGCGCGCTGCTGATCTCCGGCAAGCTCGACTTCTACATGGGTGGTCCTCAGGGAGAGATATCCGCCGTCGAGCAGGGCATTCCGCTGGTCGATGTCGCCGCGATCTTCCAAAAGGATCCACAGGTGCTGATCGCCCATCCGGACAATGGCGTCGACAAATTCGAGGACCTCGCCAAGCTGAAAACGCTGTTCCTCAGCAAGGACGGCTACCTCACCTATTTCGAATGGATGAAGGCCAACTTCAAAGGCTTCAAGGATGAGCAGTACAAGCCCTATAACTTCAGTCCCGCCCCCTTCCTCGCAGACAAGGAGTCTGCCCAGCAGGGGTACCTGACCTCCGAACCCTACGAGATCCAGAAGCAGGCAGGCTTCGAACCGAAGGTCTTCCTGCTCGCCGACAACGGCTACTCGCCCTATTCGACGATGATCACGACGACGCAGGCGATGATCGACGGCAAGTCCGACGTCGTGCAGCGCTTCGTCGATGCCTCGATCGAGGGCTGGTACAACTACCTTTACGGCGACAACGCCAAGGCGAACGCGCTGATCAAGAAGGACAATCCTGAAATAACGGACGGCCAGATCGCCTATTCGATCACCAAGATGAAGGAATACGGCATCATCGAATCCGGCGATAGCCTCGACAAGGGCATCGGCTGCATCACTGACGCCCATTACAAGAAGTTCTTCGACGAGATGGCCGCCATCAAGGTGTTCAAGGCCGATACCGATTACACCAAGGCCTTCACGACGAAGTTCGTCTGCAAGGGCGCCGGAATGGCGCTGAAGAAGTAG
- a CDS encoding GlcG/HbpS family heme-binding protein, with amino-acid sequence MITIDDARRIIAAGESRAKEIGVPVNITVLDAGAHLKAFSRMDGAVLGSIDLAMGKARTAVLFQTTSEAVWEYCKPGAPAHALELSNGGLAPFPGGISLFAHDGTVIGAVGVSGGAVPQDLEIAQAAAAAVA; translated from the coding sequence ATGATTACCATTGACGACGCTCGCCGGATCATCGCCGCAGGCGAGTCGCGGGCTAAAGAAATCGGCGTGCCGGTCAATATCACGGTCCTGGACGCCGGAGCCCATCTCAAGGCGTTCAGCCGAATGGACGGCGCCGTGCTCGGCTCGATTGACCTTGCTATGGGCAAAGCCCGGACGGCCGTATTGTTTCAAACCACAAGCGAGGCCGTCTGGGAATATTGCAAGCCCGGCGCTCCCGCCCATGCCCTCGAATTATCCAACGGCGGCCTGGCTCCCTTTCCCGGTGGCATCTCGCTTTTTGCTCACGACGGCACGGTGATCGGCGCCGTTGGCGTTTCCGGCGGAGCGGTTCCGCAGGATCTGGAAATCGCGCAGGCAGCCGCTGCAGCCGTCGCGTGA
- a CDS encoding RidA family protein, which yields MKKTFNPASVRRPFGNYNHGLLVPPGASLLVTSGQLGIGLDDAVPSDISAQAELCFEAIKAILEEAEMSFADVIRISGFVTRREDFPAYMAVRDRYTLDPKPVSTLLVIGGFTRPEFLVEVEVTAAKIF from the coding sequence ATGAAAAAGACCTTCAATCCGGCCTCGGTGCGCCGACCTTTTGGAAATTACAATCACGGCCTGCTCGTGCCGCCCGGCGCATCGCTTCTCGTCACCTCGGGCCAGCTTGGTATCGGTCTCGACGATGCCGTTCCGAGCGATATCAGTGCTCAGGCTGAACTCTGCTTTGAGGCGATCAAGGCGATCCTCGAAGAGGCGGAAATGAGTTTTGCCGACGTCATCCGCATTTCGGGCTTCGTCACCCGCCGCGAGGATTTCCCGGCCTATATGGCTGTACGGGATCGCTACACGCTCGATCCGAAGCCTGTTTCCACCTTGCTCGTCATCGGCGGCTTTACGCGCCCTGAGTTCCTGGTCGAAGTGGAAGTGACGGCCGCGAAAATCTTCTAA